The Ancylobacter sp. WKF20 genome contains a region encoding:
- a CDS encoding DUF1127 domain-containing protein, which translates to MLLWGLVAKQIRRWQAYRRTVLELSQLDDRTLADINVTRGEIVHVARQAAAAA; encoded by the coding sequence GCTGCTCTGGGGCCTTGTTGCCAAGCAGATCCGCCGCTGGCAGGCGTACCGCCGCACCGTTCTCGAGCTCTCGCAGCTCGACGACCGCACGCTCGCCGACATCAACGTGACCCGTGGCGAGATCGTCCACGTCGCGCGTCAGGCGGCTGCCGCGGCCTGA